TCAGCAGACGTCAGGTGCGGGGACACGTGGGATTTGTAGGCCACGAACGACCCGTTAGCCTTGGCGAGGTGGCCCTCGGCGGCCGGCCCCGGGTCCTGGACCTCCCGGTCGGTCTCTGGCGGCGATGCGCCCGCAGGCTCCCCGCCGGCCCTGCCCGGGTTCTCCGCCGGCGCGTCTGAGCCGTTGGACTCGCTGTCGCTGCCCGCGCAGAGCTGCGAGAGCTTCTCCAACCGGCTCTTCTCGCCGGGTTTCAGGGACGCCGCGGTCAAAGCTGCCGAGGCCTTCCAGGGCTTCTGATCGTTGGCGGCTGGCGGGTAGCGGCTGAGGACCGACGGCTTCTTGCCGTCGCCGGCGGAAGTGTTGGCGACCGTCTTCTCCTCCAGCGCTCCTTTCCCGCGCTCTTTCGCGTCCGTCCCGGTTTTTACCCCCCTCCGGCTcttgtgggcggggctcacgGCCCGGCGTGGCGTTTTGGGCGAGTTCTCCTCCGACTGGCTCAGCTCTTTAGTCCGCAGCTTGGCCTCCTTTCGCTGCTGGTGCGTCGGGGACAGCTCCCGGGCCTTGTGCTTGGGGGCGGCGGGTTCGGCGGCCCCGCTCCGGAACTTGGGCTTCTCCTGCCGGAACCCTCCCCGCACGTTTATCTCCTCGTTCTCCGCCTTGCCGTTCTCCAGAATCTTcccccctccgccgccgccgccgccgccaccgccaatGCCCAGCTGCATCTTGAGCTGCTCGATCTGGTCGCTCAGGGCCCTGCTGCGGCTCCTCTCCTGCTGGAACCTCTCGAGCAGCTCGCCGTTCTTGGAGTCGCTCTTCTTCAGGTCCTCCTCCACCGGCTCCAGCTGCTTGAGCCGGTTCTTCAGCCGCTCCACCTCCTGGGTCAGGTCCTTCACCTtgttgtcctcctcctccttcttctgcCCGTCCCCGGGgcccttcttctccttctccgaCTTGCCGACGCGCAGCTCCCCGACCACCTCGTCCAGGAACTCCAGGCTCTTCTTGCGGCGGCCCAGCTTGGCGGTCAGGCCCGGCGGCAGGTCGTCCTCGATCCGCAGGTCGCCGGTCTGCAGGTTGGCGGCGTTGCGGCCCTGGTCGGCCGCGCTGAGCTGCTTGTTGCGCTCCAGCTTCTCCGTCAGCTCCCGGATGAGCTTGTCGTCCTCCCGCTGCTTCTCCAGCAGCCACTTGCGCTCGCCGACGAAGGCCTGCGTCAGGGCCTTCAGCCGCTCCATCTCCGCCGCCAGGGCCTGCTCCGCCCGGTCCAGGCGGCCCTCGGAGGCGTCCACCTCCTTCACGCGGGCCTTGAGGGCCTCCAGCTCGGAGGAGAGCTTGCGCGTGAGGTTCTTCTCCTCGTTGAGGCTGAGGCACAGCTGGGTGCAGTCCGACTTGCTCTTCCCGAAggcctcctccagcttctccagctCGGCCATGCGGCCCTGCAGCCGCTCGATGTCGGACTTGAGCTCCCTGgtgagctcctcctcctcaacgAGCTTCTCCCGCACCAGGCGGCACAGGTCCTCGGCCTTGCGCACCTCCTCGTCCTTCCCCTCGATCTTCAGCACCCGGCGCCGCAGCGCGTCCACCTCCCCCAGCAGGGCGGAGTTGGCCCCCTCGGCCTGGATGATCTTGTCCTGCAGGTCCAGGAGCTCGTCCTCGGACTTCTGCAGCTTGCTGGACGCCTCCTCCAGCTCGTCGACGCGCCGCGCCAGGCTCTGCAGCTTGTGCCGGAGGTGGCGGTTCGTGGTGTCCTTGTAGTCCGTCATCGCTGAGACCcgtttctccttttcttttctttattttatttttttttcaaaaaatttcaatgtttaaatgttatttttttgtttttctaaaaacaCTGTTGGAGGACGAGTCCACATTTGCCTGGTTAATGTCCCAGGTCAccagtttttcatttgttttgttcttatataaaaaaaatattatattattattttttattgtttatttatttacaatacgAGTCCACATCTGTCTGGTGGTGCCGTGTCTCTGATCTCAGGTCACCAGCTgctagttttttgttgttgttgtttaaaacAGTTCGATGTGCTGCTCTCTGGAAAGAATGGGGTCCTAAGAGTGAGCCAAGGTTCTAAGGCCCACCCCCGATGCCCTTagtccctcccccaccacccttaGTCCCTCCCCTGCCGCCCTTAGTCCCTCCACAGGTGGATTTTCAACGGCTGGATCTTCACAGTCTCCTCCACCTTGGTCATTTCTGCTCAGGGGCGTCAGCCAAGATGGCGGTCCATCGTCtgtgaggaggaagagcagaagAGTTATTATCCAGACCTAGGTAGTTAGCATTAGCTTCAGTCATTACTCAACCTGCCACCACTGaataaattgtttttgcatCTAGATACGTACTGTAGCAAATTACCATCATATATATCAAATTAGCATCTATACCACATTAGTATCTTGCATACCAAATTAGCATCTTGCATATCAAAATAGCACCTATACTAAATTCGTATCTTGCATATCAAATCAGCTTCTTGCATACCGAACCAGCATTGAGATAGAGAGTGTAGACTGAGATAGAATGAGCATATATGGGGGAGAAAGGAAgagtgtgaaaaataaatagagaTAAAGAAcaagagagggatggaaagagTGTGAAACGgagacagatacagagagagagatagagctaGAGAGAAGTTGCACAACGGATCCAGAGACTGACATAAAGCCAGGGTGATGTGTGACGTGGGAGGGGGAGATTGCTGGGGTGCTGTAGGAAGGTTGTAAATGTGAAGGTTGTAAGGGGGGTGGTAAAACGGTTGAGCGAGGGTTGCGGGAGGGTTGTCTGACGGTTGTGGTGCTCAGGACGAGCAGTGCCCCGTACTCTCTGAGGTGAATTacgagcacacagacacagccattAGAGCAGGCAGTATAACATGACCTCAGGCCGTAACTCTACCACAACTGCATgcataaaaaaagctttttaactGCCCCTTCTACCCCTTCCtgggaacagaaacaaaaaaaataaataaatccccccCCTCTTTCATCTCCTCTTTTCCCTCCTGAATCCCCACATCGATTTCCTGCCCTGATTTTTTTATTCCCATtgcagcgggaggaggaggagcatcACCCCCCCACAAAGGCCTGCGCACGGCGACCATCGCCACGACGACTGCATCAGCACCAGCAGCCACTGCACTCACCACGGTCACCACACAGAGGCAGTCTGGCAGAGTCTGCAGGTCGGGTAGACATTATCACATTATCAATCGTTAGCAAGAGTTAATCAGGGTGAAATGTGTCGTCCCCCAAAATGTTCCATCCCGGTTTCGTCGCCTGCTCCCAAGGATCAGCGTCCCCATCGCCACGGCTCTTTGGATGCGGTAGCGGCGCCTACTCCCGCTAACGGTTGCCCGGCCAACTGCCGAAGCCGCTTCGCTCTGCGTGCTTCCGATCGTTACCCGCTCGTTTCGCTAGCGACCGGCGCGCGGGCTTTTATGCAAAGCAAGGCGAAGAGGCTAAGCAAGCTTCCTGCGCgtataaaatatttacactcAATAAcaaatgggggggagggggggtaaccTCTTATCGCTGCCGCCAcatgggagggggtggggtggcgggggggggcagcattTACATTAGAAGCCGATGTGTCAGCAGGCCGTCCCATAAATCGATCTGggcacctctccctctctactccccccaccccccccactcttcctcctctctaaTCGAACAGGAGGAGACCTGCCGATTGCACCGGCATCATCACTTATCGATCGCACGTAAATGCGAAAACacccccaccgccgccgccacccccgcaatcccacaatcccacaatcccacattcactcccctcccccaaagaTCTGAGAGaccagacagagaaaaaaaaaaaaaaacactggcttAGCTTCTATTTCAGGGACAGTAGTGATAACAAAAACAAGGGGGGAGTCCACCATTTTGGGGGAGCCACCCACGGAGGACCTTTAAAAGGGTAAGACGCATCGGCAAGGCCAACTGCCACCCACAGTAAAGAGACAGGACAAGctgcccgcccccgcccgcccccccccacccccaatcaaAACAATCAACCGAGGACCAGAGGGCTGACCACCccgaaaaatatattattatatattattactgCATTATGCATGTGCAGCAGTCTGTGGTTAGGTGGTAAAGGTTTCTTCATAAGAATCAGAATTaatgattattaataataataataataataattataataataataataataactaaaaagatattattaaacattttgatccagtttcattttatatttctccGGTGCTTTTAGGGAAGGAAGGGAGTCTTAATCAGGACAAGGTCAGGAGCAGCGGCTGGGAAAATGTCAAAACACACCGatgattctttttaaaaagcttttgcTGCAAGGCCACAGGATTATTCATCATTCCCCGATAAATCGGACGCTTCCGCCTGTAACCTCGTCAATAGCAGCTAACTGCTGCTATAGCAATgctatagcacacacacactcatgcaaacacacatacacatacacacacacacacaatcacacttacacagacacattcatgcacacacacacacacacttacacagacacattcatgcacgcacacacaagcttaCACAGAAAACCCTTTGGGTAGTAAAacaggcctccccccccccccctccctcgcagAAACACACCCCAGCGTTTGGCTTTTATATCTTTTATGAATGATCATGCGATTTGATCATCGTCACCGCAGTTAAAATAGCTGGAGCTGGGCCAGCGAGCGGAGCTGGGCCAGCGAGGGCGTGGAGAGAGATTCT
This window of the Anguilla anguilla isolate fAngAng1 chromosome 1, fAngAng1.pri, whole genome shotgun sequence genome carries:
- the luzp1 gene encoding leucine zipper protein 1, which encodes MTDYKDTTNRHLRHKLQSLARRVDELEEASSKLQKSEDELLDLQDKIIQAEGANSALLGEVDALRRRVLKIEGKDEEVRKAEDLCRLVREKLVEEEELTRELKSDIERLQGRMAELEKLEEAFGKSKSDCTQLCLSLNEEKNLTRKLSSELEALKARVKEVDASEGRLDRAEQALAAEMERLKALTQAFVGERKWLLEKQREDDKLIRELTEKLERNKQLSAADQGRNAANLQTGDLRIEDDLPPGLTAKLGRRKKSLEFLDEVVGELRVGKSEKEKKGPGDGQKKEEEDNKVKDLTQEVERLKNRLKQLEPVEEDLKKSDSKNGELLERFQQERSRSRALSDQIEQLKMQLGIGGGGGGGGGGGKILENGKAENEEINVRGGFRQEKPKFRSGAAEPAAPKHKARELSPTHQQRKEAKLRTKELSQSEENSPKTPRRAVSPAHKSRRGVKTGTDAKERGKGALEEKTVANTSAGDGKKPSVLSRYPPAANDQKPWKASAALTAASLKPGEKSRLEKLSQLCAGSDSESNGSDAPAENPGRAGGEPAGASPPETDREVQDPGPAAEGHLAKANGSFVAYKSHVSPHLTSADLGSEGHSSASETESTGSRRSAGEAEPPAGQEGTGSSARPAAAASAKHSRYARLHDSHSEGSSARSSFDEERPLAATEGGSSSEATPTHTPSGIEIRRVCSPREALRSKAVIKPAIVEIDRKEVMSSGGGTPEPLAANGKPRISTKPAILTSAPGKMTSSITIYPNDPGSSRTSSRSSSVSSEPPSSLSRERHTSTSNIVITPGDHHRGSIPIPYEISIPKAEITLLPPQEDENSEEGGDDASVSAETSRAETQLVSRSSLTLRSLSENATTPDLSNDTESGFESSSSSSTTAAAGWRRHRNRPSSSSSSSARDDCLPDMRNVTVRSNWRNRGGAVSVDEVGLGRSKVADCSEDEAESTWRAYRATTVLDAEETATATTVTATTVTATRTGKPSPAEVYMQRINSAASAKEVPEPARRSKSALSPSEGYHRIIPHEPVIAQELQPWNRPQPPGLEETTEPPPGSWRKQLLTDVGPYDRASKTEAASRRTASRPELWAGPGGASGRGPAGRSEGRAGGSRPWSARQTEN